In a genomic window of Glycine max cultivar Williams 82 chromosome 13, Glycine_max_v4.0, whole genome shotgun sequence:
- the SEOJ gene encoding uncharacterized protein LOC100797481, with amino-acid sequence MSKSLSSTNVQQGKTLLQNPFEFSDEQILDNVYRTHFHCVEKCDVASLHTVASCVISHSIEITDTVITKGSQLSDRFREDTTITSQQLTAKLKRIACQMVCTARGDHYAHHTTMLILEQLKAYSWDAKALIVQAAFALEYGKFLYLPLTTQYQMSEKSLADLNGLLMIQHNTQHLTFFNSVVKKVMQVIECITEWKRLTSAGYDIKDVPTLAETLHEIPVVVYWAIFTFVTCTGQIDDFTTDHKIHKHELSKNFENKLDLILRNFKEHLEMCGREIGRIEDYTRRKNIVIHTGKDIVKVLKALIISGENRESRQSVFNVLTGEQIKIEEFKKKHVLLFISGLDSIEEETLLLKSIYEKLKEKPREVEGYRKEDFKILWIPIVDEWNEERRKTLETKLQRTKFGWYVVKHFSFETGFKLIKEVFNYKERSIIPLISPEGRVENIDTKQIISVWGIDGFPFRTSDHTRLTQQWNWFWSEMTKLNPRIGDLIEEDRYLFIYGGTDAMWIQEFTTAVEKLKRVVDSISLQIDITIESYQLGREDPKVVPRFWIAIDSLLANRKQQMMKGGDQGVQDFATREIKRLLFLKQDPKGWVILSKGYNVKLLGQGEAMCRSVRDFGIWHGKLHEEVSFDVAFKEYYESIKVKDCPKKCEHSEISNYPTDILAHIPCPNMDCGRSMEVTSVNYRCCHGLEP; translated from the exons ATGTCCAAGTCACTTTCAAGCACTAATGTGCAGCAAGGGAAGACTTTGCTTCAAAACCCATTTGAATTCAGTGACGAACAGATTCTGGATAATGTTTACCGAACCCATTTTCATTGCGTTGAGAAGTGCGATGTAGCATCTCTTCACACCGTTGCCTCGTGCGTTATCAGCCACTCCATTGAAATCACGGACACTGTGATTACTAag GGTAGCCAACTCAGTGATCGGTTCAGAGAAGACACGACCATAACTTCCCAACAGCTTACTGCCAAACTGAAGCGAATTGCTTGCCAG ATGGTGTGCACAGCTCGTGGTGATCATTACGCGCACCACACAACAATGTTGATTCTGGAACAGCTGAAAGCGTATTCCTGGGATGCAAAAGCACTTATTGTTCAAGCAGCTTTTGCCTTAGAATATGGGAAATTCTTGTACCTTCCCTTGACCACACAATATCAGATGTCTGAAAAATCATTGGCTGATTTGAATGGACTTCTAATGATTCAGCACAACACACAGCATCTCACTTTCTTCAACAGTGTGGTGAAGAAGGTGATGCAAGTGATTGAGTGCATCACTGAGTGGAAGAGGCTTACCAGTGCAGGGTATGACATAAAGGATGTGCCTACCTTGGCAGAAACTTTGCATGAGATCCCTGTTGTTGTGTACTGGGCAATCTTCACCTTTGTCACTTGTACCGGCCAAATTGATGACTTTACCACTGATCATAA GATTCACAAACATGAATTATCAAAAAACTTTGAGAACAAGCTTGACCTTATTCTAAGAAATTTTAAGGAACATCTGGAAATGTGTGGCAGGGAGATAG GGAGAATAGAAGACTACACCAGGCGTAAGAATATTGTGATTCATACTGGTAAAGATATTGTAAAGGTTTTGAAAGCACTCATCATCTCCGGAGAGAACAGGGAATCAAGACAGAGTGTTTTTAATGTTCTCACTGGAGAACAG ATTAAAATTGAAGAGTTCAAGAAGAAGCATGTCTTGTTATTTATTTCTGGCCTTGATAGCATTGAAGAGGAGACTCTGCTTCTAAAATCGATATACGAGAAATTGAAGGAGAAACCAAGAGAGGTAGAAGGTTACAGGAAGGAGGATTTCAAGATCTTGTGGATCCCCATTGTGGATGAGTGGAATGAGGAACGCAGAAAAACATTAGAAACTAAATTGCAGCGTACTAAGTTTGGATGGTACGTGGTTAAACATTTCAGTTTCGAAACTGGCTTCAAGCTGATCAAAGAGGTGTTTAACTACAAGGAAAGGTCTATTATCCCATTGATAAGTCCTGAAGGTAGGGTGGAGAACATTGATACAAAGCAAATTATATCTGTGTGGGGCATCGATGGGTTTCCTTTCAGAACCTCTGATCACACCCGGCTTACTCAGCAATGGAACTGGTTCTGGTCTGAAATGACCAAGCTTAACCCAAGAATAGGGGACTTG ATTGAGGAGGATCGTTATCTCTTCATCTATGGAGGCACGGACGCAATGTGGATCCAAGAATTCACAACAGCCGTGGAGAAATTGAAGAGGGTTGTTGACTCAATCAGCTTGCAAATAGACATCACAATAGAGTCATACCAATTAGGAAGGGAAGACCCTAAGGTTGTGCCACGCTTTTGGATTGCTATTGATAGCTTGCTTGCAAACAGGAAACAACAAATGATGAAGGGTGGTGATCAAGGGGTGCAAGACTTTGCAACAAGAGAGATAAAGAGGTtgcttttcctcaaacaagacCCCAAGGGATGGGTCATTCTTAGCAAAGGGTACAATGTGAAGCTCCTTGGTCAAGGTGAGGCCATGTGTCGCTCAGTTAGAGATTTTGGCATATGGCATGGGAAGTTGCATGAAGAAGTGAGCTTTGATGTGGCCTTCAAAGAGTACTATGAAAGCATTAAGGTTAAGGATTGTCCTAAAAAATGTGAGCATAGTGAAATTTCTAACTACCCCACGGATATATTGGCCCATATACCGTGCCCAAATATGGATTGTGGGCGTTCAATGGAGGTAACTTCTGTTAATTATAGGTGTTGCCATGGTCTTGAACCATAG